From a region of the Candidatus Methylomirabilis limnetica genome:
- a CDS encoding RNA recognition motif domain-containing protein, producing MKPAMECGAMAMALIELPVRSRPQADGRSFESMGTRVYVGNLPFDTDASALRTLFEEGDRKVTDVKIITDRDTGRPRGFAFVEMESPSDAEAAIQALNGRDVGGRALTVNEAKEQAPRRSGGGGGGGGGYRSGGGSSSGGGGGYRGGGGSGGGGGGGGGGRRGGY from the coding sequence ATGAAGCCAGCCATGGAATGCGGGGCCATGGCGATGGCGCTAATCGAACTACCCGTGAGAAGTCGGCCGCAGGCCGACGGAAGGAGTTTCGAAAGCATGGGAACACGAGTGTATGTTGGTAATCTCCCGTTTGATACGGATGCATCTGCGCTCCGCACCCTCTTTGAAGAGGGTGATCGTAAGGTCACCGATGTCAAGATCATTACAGATCGTGATACTGGACGACCCCGGGGCTTTGCCTTCGTTGAGATGGAGAGTCCGAGCGACGCTGAGGCCGCTATCCAGGCCTTGAATGGGCGAGATGTTGGTGGTCGGGCGCTGACGGTCAATGAGGCAAAAGAACAGGCTCCTCGCCGAAGTGGTGGCGGTGGTGGCGGTGGTGGCGGATATCGCAGTGGTGGTGGTAGCAGCAGCGGCGGCGGTGGCGGATATCGCGGCGGCGGCGGTAGCGGCGGCGGTGGCGGCGGCGGTGGCGGCGGTCGCAGGGGCGGCTATTAA
- a CDS encoding chlorite dismutase family protein, with the protein MLFTWYLLPIGQRQEIMNAHIKVGHKFPSVKLNTTYSFGLDDQEFVVAFESDRPADFVELIMALRETEASRFTLRDTPIFSYIQKTIHETLDDLG; encoded by the coding sequence TTGCTTTTTACCTGGTACCTGCTGCCGATCGGTCAGCGTCAGGAGATCATGAATGCCCATATCAAGGTAGGTCACAAGTTTCCATCGGTGAAACTGAACACCACCTACTCATTTGGCCTCGATGACCAGGAGTTTGTGGTAGCATTTGAAAGCGACAGGCCGGCAGATTTCGTGGAGCTTATTATGGCGCTCCGTGAGACCGAGGCCAGTCGTTTTACCCTTCGCGATACGCCGATCTTCAGCTACATTCAAAAGACCATTCACGAGACCCTGGACGACCTGGGCTAG
- the rpsU gene encoding 30S ribosomal protein S21: MALDDGTEETGGGSRYDKGTRHRPLEVKVDGRGVESALRLFKKLILRDGILKELKRRAHYEKPGEKRRRKVREAARRLRRQAARAVRRDPAEF; this comes from the coding sequence ATGGCTCTTGACGATGGTACTGAGGAAACAGGCGGGGGTTCGAGGTACGACAAAGGGACGAGGCATCGCCCCCTCGAAGTCAAGGTAGATGGCCGAGGGGTAGAATCAGCTCTTCGACTCTTCAAGAAGCTCATCTTGCGCGATGGGATCTTGAAGGAACTGAAACGAAGAGCGCACTACGAAAAACCAGGGGAGAAGCGTCGCCGAAAGGTTCGCGAGGCCGCACGTAGACTTCGCCGCCAGGCGGCTCGCGCGGTTCGCCGCGACCCGGCGGAATTCTAA
- a CDS encoding phosphoribulokinase: MSKKHPVIAVTGSSGAGTTFVKRAFENIFRREEIISAIIEGDSFHSVTRAQFKERSAVEHNFSHFGPEANDFHALEALFKSYGEAGVGKKRHYLHNAEEAAFHCKRLADAGIACNAGSGEFTPWEDTGSNTDVLFYEGLHGLVKDTSPDQKYGGYDVAQHVDIGIGVVPSVNLEWIQKIHRDHAERGYSPEATVDNIMRRMPDYINHLAPQFSRTHVNFQRVPTVDTSNPFIARDIPSADESFVVIRFVDPKRFGVDFPILLAMINGSFISRRNTIVVPGGKMVLAMELILAPIIHIMIENKLKA, from the coding sequence ATGTCCAAAAAGCATCCAGTTATTGCAGTTACCGGATCATCTGGGGCAGGTACTACCTTTGTTAAACGTGCGTTTGAAAACATTTTCCGCCGCGAGGAAATTATCTCCGCGATTATTGAAGGTGATAGCTTCCACAGCGTAACCCGCGCGCAATTCAAGGAACGCTCTGCGGTTGAGCACAATTTCAGCCACTTCGGCCCCGAAGCCAACGACTTCCACGCACTCGAAGCGCTATTCAAGAGCTACGGTGAAGCGGGGGTTGGCAAAAAGCGTCACTACCTGCACAACGCTGAAGAAGCGGCATTCCATTGCAAGCGCTTGGCGGATGCGGGTATCGCCTGCAACGCTGGTTCAGGCGAATTTACCCCGTGGGAAGACACTGGAAGCAACACCGACGTCCTGTTCTATGAAGGCTTGCACGGTTTGGTGAAAGACACTTCCCCGGACCAGAAATACGGCGGCTATGACGTAGCCCAGCATGTTGACATCGGCATCGGGGTAGTGCCTAGCGTCAATTTGGAATGGATTCAAAAAATCCACCGTGACCACGCTGAGCGCGGCTATTCGCCTGAAGCAACCGTAGACAACATCATGCGCCGGATGCCGGACTACATTAACCATCTGGCCCCGCAATTCTCACGCACCCACGTCAACTTCCAGCGCGTGCCTACTGTGGATACCTCCAACCCGTTCATCGCGCGTGACATCCCGTCCGCAGATGAAAGCTTTGTGGTGATCCGCTTTGTCGATCCGAAACGTTTCGGGGTTGATTTCCCGATCCTGTTGGCGATGATCAATGGCTCATTCATCTCACGCCGTAACACCATCGTTGTTCCGGGCGGTAAGATGGTCTTGGCAATGGAACTGATCTTAGCCCCGATCATTCACATCATGATCGAGAACAAGCTCAAGGCGTAA
- a CDS encoding inorganic diphosphatase: MNYKSLPIGEGSPIIVNTVVEIPSGSSNKYEYDMNLGVFRLDRVLYSPVHYPADYGFIPGTLGQDGDPLDILILISQPTFPGCLVEARPVGMLDMVDDKGIDEKILAVAHGDPRYQRIEDLANVEPHVLKEIEHFFNVYKNLEGRTSLTSGWLGLGAAHERIETYRIR; the protein is encoded by the coding sequence ATGAACTACAAAAGCTTACCGATCGGGGAGGGCTCACCGATTATTGTCAACACAGTGGTGGAGATCCCCTCAGGATCGAGCAATAAGTACGAATACGACATGAATCTGGGCGTGTTCCGGCTGGACCGCGTATTGTACTCACCGGTGCACTATCCGGCCGACTACGGATTTATCCCTGGCACGCTCGGTCAGGATGGGGACCCGCTTGACATTTTGATCCTTATCTCCCAGCCGACATTCCCCGGTTGCCTGGTCGAAGCCCGGCCCGTTGGGATGCTGGACATGGTCGATGATAAGGGGATCGATGAGAAGATCCTCGCCGTAGCACACGGCGATCCGCGCTATCAGCGGATCGAGGATCTTGCCAACGTAGAGCCTCATGTGCTGAAAGAAATCGAACACTTCTTTAACGTGTACAAAAACTTGGAAGGGCGAACGAGCCTGACATCCGGTTGGCTGGGTCTGGGCGCCGCTCATGAGCGCATAGAGACCTACCGCATCAGGTAG
- a CDS encoding MqnA/MqnD/SBP family protein, with product METRLIHIGHSPDPDDAFMFYALAKERLDTGRFRFQHILEAIDVLNGWAMEGRLEVTAISAHAYTYVSDRYFLLPHGASIGRNYGPILVAKRPLDPADLRGKRIAVPGRLTTAFLVLQLYLREFQAVEVPFDQVFDAVERGEADAGLVIHEGQLTFEASGFTKLLDLGTWWYEQTALPLPLGANAIRKDLGEPCCLEVSGYLQASINYGLAHRQEALQYAMQFGRGLDVALTDRFVGMYVNEDTRTWNQETRQGLEHLLNLAWEQGLITKRIQPEFLPG from the coding sequence ATGGAGACACGTCTCATCCACATCGGACATAGTCCGGACCCGGATGATGCATTTATGTTTTACGCCCTGGCCAAGGAGCGACTTGACACGGGCCGGTTTCGCTTCCAGCATATCCTCGAAGCGATAGACGTTCTGAACGGTTGGGCGATGGAAGGCAGGCTGGAGGTGACAGCGATCTCAGCCCATGCGTACACGTATGTGTCTGACCGCTACTTTCTGCTGCCCCATGGCGCCAGCATCGGACGGAACTACGGGCCGATCCTCGTGGCGAAGCGCCCACTCGATCCTGCCGACCTCCGTGGCAAGCGAATTGCCGTTCCCGGTAGACTCACGACGGCCTTCCTTGTGCTGCAGCTCTACTTGCGTGAGTTTCAGGCTGTCGAGGTCCCCTTCGACCAGGTCTTCGACGCGGTCGAAAGAGGAGAGGCGGATGCCGGACTTGTCATCCACGAGGGGCAGCTCACCTTCGAGGCCAGCGGTTTTACCAAGCTGCTGGATCTCGGAACCTGGTGGTACGAGCAGACCGCGCTGCCCCTGCCATTGGGGGCCAATGCTATCCGCAAGGATCTGGGTGAACCGTGTTGTCTGGAGGTTTCGGGATACCTTCAGGCCAGTATCAACTATGGCCTGGCTCACCGACAAGAGGCGCTTCAATACGCCATGCAGTTTGGTCGTGGATTAGATGTGGCTCTAACCGATCGATTCGTCGGTATGTATGTGAACGAGGATACCCGTACCTGGAATCAGGAAACCAGACAGGGCCTCGAACATCTCCTGAATTTAGCATGGGAACAAGGCCTGATAACCAAGCGAATCCAACCGGAGTTCCTCCCCGGTTAA